One window from the genome of Salvia miltiorrhiza cultivar Shanhuang (shh) chromosome 7, IMPLAD_Smil_shh, whole genome shotgun sequence encodes:
- the LOC130995072 gene encoding eukaryotic initiation factor 4A-2-like yields the protein MAGLAPEGSQFDARQFDTKMNELLGAEGGEEFFTSYDEVYDSFDAMGLQENLLRGIYAYGFEKPSAIQQRGIVPFCKGLDVIQQAQSGTGKTATFCSGILQQLDYNIVECQALVLAPTRELAQQIEKVMRALGDYLGVKVHACVGGTSVREDQRILSSGVHVVVGTPGRVFDMLRRQSLRPDYIKMFVLDEADEMLSRGFKDQIYDIFQLLPPKIQVGVFSATMPPEALEITRKFMNKPVRILVKRDELTLEGIKQFYVNVDKEEWKLETLCDLYETLAITQSVIFVNTRRKVDWLTDKMRGRDHTVSATHGDMDQNTRDIIMREFRSGSSRVLITTDLLARGIDVQQVSLVINYDLPTQPENYLHRIGRSGRFGRKGVAINFVTKDDERMLFDIQKFYNVTVEELPANVADLL from the exons ATGGCTGGATTAGCACCCGAAGGTTCTCAATTCGATGCTCGCCAGTTTGATACAAAAATGAATGAGCT ACTTGGAGCTGAAGGTGGCGAGGAATTCTTCACAAGCTATGATGAGGTCTATGACAGTTTTGATGCCATGGGCTTGCAGGAAAATCTTCTGAGAGGCATCTATGCCTACG GTTTTGAGAAGCCGTCTGCAATTCAGCAGAGAGGTATTGTTCCCTTCTGCAAGGGGCTTGATGTGATCCAACAAGCCCAATCTGGAACTGGGAAAACTGCAACTTTCTGCTCTGGGATTCTTCAGCAGCTAGACTACAACATCGTTGAATGCCAGGCTCTTGTTCTGGCACCTACCCGTGAGCTCGCCCAGCAAATTGAGAAGGTGATGAGGGCATTGGGTGACTATCTTGGTGTTAAAGTTCATGCTTGCGTTGGAGGTACCAGTGTGCGTGAAGATCAGCGCATTCTGTCCAGTGGGGTCCATGTTGTGGTTGGTACTCCAGGACGTGTGTTTGACATGTTGAGAAGGCAGTCTCTGCGCCCTGATTACATCAAAATGTTTGTGTTGGACGAGGCTGATGAGATGCTCTCGAGAGGGTTCAAGGATCAG ATCTACGACATCTTCCAGTTGCTGCCTCCCAAGATTCAAGTTGGCGTATTCTCTGCCACTATGCCACCTGAGGCTCTCGAGATCACGAGGAAATTCATGAACAAGCCTGTCCGTATCCTCGTGAAGCGTGATGAGCTGACCCTCGAGGGTATTAAGCAGTTCTATGTTAATGTGGACAAGGAAGAATGGAAGCTCGAGACCCTCTGCGATCTCTACGAGACCTTAGCCATCACGCAGAGCGTCATCTTCGTCAACACGAGGCGCAAGGTCGACTGGCTGACCGACAAGATGCGTGGCCGCGACCACACCGTCTCCGCCACCCACGGTGACATGGACCAGAACACGAGGGACATCATCATGCGGGAGTTCAGATCCGGCTCCTCCCGCGTCCTCATCACCACGGATCTCCTGGCCCGTGGTATCGACGTGCAGCAGGTCTCCCTGGTCATCAACTACGACCTGCCGACCCAGCCGGAGAACTACCTCCACCGTATCGGACGAAGTGGTCGGTTCGGGAGGAAGGGTGTCGCCATTAACTTTGTGACCAAGGACGACGAGCGCATGCTCTTCGACATACAAAAGTTCTACAACGTCACGGTGGAGGAGCTCCCGGCCAACGTTGCTGACCTTCTCTAG